The following nucleotide sequence is from Nitrosopumilus adriaticus.
AGTTCTTTCTCCATATATTCTGGAAGGAATTTCCCTTCTACATCCTCTCTACTAAAGCTAAATGTACCTTGTGTCAAATCATTGGTACCAAAACTAAAGAATTCTGCCGTAGTCGCAAGTTCATTTGCAGTAAGTGCTGCTCTTACAACCTCAATCATAGTTCCAAAATTAATTTTTAATTTCATCTTGTGTTTTGTTTCAGTCTCTTTTTTGATTCGGTCATAGATTCTTTTAATGTGGTTTAATTCTGCAATACTGCTAATTTGTGGGATCATAATTTGTGGGTGTGCCTTTACTTTTTTCTTTGTTAGTTCCACTAGTGCATCAAATACTGCACGAATTTGCATCTCATAAATTTCAGGATATGTGATTCCTACTCTAACACCTCTGTGTCCCATCATTGGATTGATTTCGGCTAATTCTCTTGCTCTTTTCAAAATAATTTCTGTTTTGTTAACTCCATCTGTATCTCCGCTTGCTTTTAATTTTTGAATCCTCTCTGTTAATTCTTCTGGATTGGGCAAGAATTCGTGTAGTGGAGGATCTAGTAATCTGATAGTTACCTCGTATCCTTCCATTGCTTGTAAAATCTCAATGAAATCACTTTTTTGTAATTGGCCTAATTTGGTTAAAATTTTACTTCGTTCTTCAATATTTTCAGCCATTATCATTTCTACAAATAAATTAATTCTATCACTGCCGTTGAACATTCTTTCTGTTCTGCATAACCCAATTCCTTGTCCTCCGAACTTCCTTGCGAGTTTTGCTCCTTCTGGAGTATCTGCATTTGCTCTAATTCCTAGTGTTTTGGTTTTTTGTGCCCAGTCTAAAATTTGCTCAAAGTCTTTTGTCATTTGTGGCTCTACAGTTGGGACTTCTCCAATAAAGACAGTTCCCGCACTGCCGTCTATTGTAATTGTATCTTTTTCTTTGATAGTTATTCCATTTGCAGTACATGTGTTGTTATCATAATTGATTTTTAATTCGGGGCATCCTACAATACATGGTTTTCCCATTCCTCTTGAGACGATTGCTGCATGGGATGATTTTCCTCCCAAACTAGTCAAAATGCCTTCTGATGAAAAGAATGCTGGAACATCTTCTGGTTTTGTCTCCTTTCTTACTAGAATTACTTTATTTCCTGAATCTCCTAATTCTATTGCTTTTTTTACATCAAACACTACTATTCCACTAGCAGCACCTGGTGATGCTGGAATTCCTTTTGCCAATTGTTTATAATTTTTAATTTTTGATTCATCCATTGTTCTATGAAGCAATGCTTCTAATTGTTGAGCCGGAATTCTTACAAGTGCTTTGTTTTTGTCGATTAATCTTTCTTTTACCATGTCCACTGATGTTTTTACAAGTGCACTGGCACTCATCTTTGCAGTCCTTGTTTGCAACAAGTAGAACTTGCCTTGTTCGATTGTAAATTCAATATCTTGTGGTTCTCTGAAATGTTTTTCTAACTTTGCACATGCATTGCTTAATTCCTTGTATGATTTTGGCATGTCTTTTTTTAGAAATTCAATGTTCTTACCCGTTCTCACACCTGCAACAACGTCTTCTCCTTGTGCATTTATGAGATATTCTCCCTCTAGCTCTTTTTTACCATTATTACCATTTCTTGTAAATACAACCCCTGTTGCACTATCATCTCCCATATTTCCAAATACCATTGCAACAACATTTACTGCAGTACCATTTGCAATGTCTTTTGTAATGTTATTTTTTTCACGATAAACTATTGCTCTTTCTCCCATCCAACTTTTAAAAACGGCCTCAATTGACAAAATCAACTGTTCATCTGGTGTATCTGGGAATTTCCTTTTTGTATGGTCTTCACAGATTTTTTTGTATTCTGATACGATGTTTTTTAATGATTCAACACTTAGTTTACTGTCATCTGTAACCCCTTGTTTTGCTTTTGCAGAGTCTAAGACATGATCAAATTTTTCATCATTTACTCCAAATACAACTTTGCCAAATAATTGAATAAATCTTCTATACGAATCCCATGAAAAACGTGGATTTTTTGTTTGTTCTGCAAAACCTTCAACTGTTTTCTCATTTAGTCCTAAATTCAAAATTGTATCCATCATTCCTGGCATTGATATTGCGGCACCCGAACGGACTGAAACTAGTAATGGATTTTTAGTAGAATTCCATTTTTTACCTGTCTTTTTTTCCATTTTTGCGATATTTTTCATTACTGCAGGCATTACATCTTTGGGGAGTTTTCTATTGTTATCATAATACTTGTTACAAACTTCAGTTGTGATCGTAAATCCTGGCGGTACTGGAAGTTTTAGACGGGTCATCTCGCTTAGCCCTGCCCCCTTTCCGCCTAGAAGCATTCTTTTTTTACTATCTGCTTCTTCAAATGCATAAACTGGCTTTGTTTTTACCATGCAAAAATTCGTAAATTTTTTGGCTTTTTAAACTAATGCCTTGGCAAATTCTGAAATTATTTTATTCCAATCTTTTGCCTTGATAATTCCGCTTGCAACTAAGATTCCTTTTGATCCTAATTCTATGGCCTTTGCCACATCCTCACCAGAAACAATGCCTGCACCACAAAGAAGTTTTGTTTTGTTTTTTGAATTATTTATTATGCTAGCAGCTTTTGAAATTAATTCTGGTTGTTCTTTTGATACTGCTTTTCCTGATCCAATTAATTCTGAGGGCTCTATTGCAATGTAATCTGGATTTAATTTAACATATTTTTTTACTTCTGCAACATCTTTTACACAAAGAATTGATACCATTTTCAATTCTTTTAATTTTAAAATCAATCTCTCAATTTCTTTACTTGAAATTCTATGCTCACTGTGATTAATTAGGGATCCTTTGACTTTTGATTTCTTTAGCAACTCTGGAATGATAAATCCTGTAGTACTTCCAATTTTAGAGTCATCAATATGCTGAGCAAATATTGGAATTGTACTACTTGCAACTAATCCGATTAAATGTTGAGGTGGGGATATTGCAATTTTTACTTTGTATTTTTTTGATATTTTTTCAGCCGTTTTTACAAATTTGATTATTTTGTCTCCCGAAATCTCTTCGTAATTTTTACAATTTATGACAAACATCTTTCTTTGAAATTTTTTGTATTGTATTTAATCCTTCATTCTGATTGAGATGCATTTGCTCTAATGTCGTATCTTTTTTTCATTCCTAATACAATAATCATTAGAATCAATCCTGACATGTTAGTTCCAATAATGAAAACATCTGAGACTATAATTCCATATAATAGCCATAAAATCGACCCGGCTGCAATGAAAATCATTAGAAATTTTGAAACATCTTTGAGTCTTTTAGTCTTGTAACCTTTGTAGATTTGTTCAACCCATCCCATTAAAATTAAAATTCCTGCTGATATGCCCAATAATGTTAGAAGTGTTCCATCGACTTCCATTACCTATTCTAACTCCAAAAAAATTCATCTAATCCTGTTTGTTTTGGCTTTCCTAAAATCGTGTCAAAATCCAAATCCATTGATGATGTAATTTGTTCCAATGTAGATTCCATAAACTCCATGTATTTTTTTGAATCAATCTCTTCTTTTTTTGCCATTTCTACAGGTTTCACACCTGGTTTGTTCAAAATTTTGATAAATGAAATCCTATCCCCTTTTTTTATTTCTCTAATTGTTTCCAATTGTTTTGCAGCCCTGATATGTTGAGGAATAGTTTTTGTATATTCTGATGGGGCTTTGCTGAGCATTACATTGAATGTTAAATCTTCTAATGGAATTTCTTTTGCCTCTACTTTTTTCCCGCATGTGGCAATCTTTTCTGAAATCTGCTGTTTAGCTTTAACGAAATCTTCAACTGTTTGAACTTTTGATAACACATCTAGTAATTCATAAAATAATTTTCTGATAAATGGTGGTGTATGTGATTTCTTTCCAGTAAGTCCTTTAACATCAACGCTTCCATCTTTTGTTACTCCGAGATAATTCTTCTTTCTATTACTTAGTACACAATATCTGTATGTTTTATCAATCTCTAAATCTACACCGTGATCTTTTTTTGCTTGCTCAATTACTGTCTGAATTTGTTCTTTGGTTGGTTTTTTAATAAATAGCGAATCCGTATCTCCGTATAATACTTCGATTCCTGCTGTTTCACATTTTTTAATTGTCTCTAAAATTGTATGTCTTCCTATGGCCGTAGTGGCTTCTGCAACTGGTAGGAAATATAGTGGGAATATTTCTGCACCCATTACCCCATAGCTTGCATTTAGAATGACCTTGAGCGCTTGACTGACCACTGTGTATTGCTGCCTTTGCTCATCAGTAAGGGTCTCTTTTTTTGATAAACTCTTGTAATAATTTACTCTCAAATCCCTTAGTGAACCAATAATCATTGATGTTAGTCCGTTTCTTTTAGAACATGCCCAATGATTTGTCTGCTCAATGATATTTTTTTTACATTCTTCATGAGAGCATCTTACTGTTTCATATGAGAGATTTCTGACTTTGATGATGCTTGGATATAGACTAGCAAAATCCATTACCACTACATCAAAATGAATTCCCTCTTTTGGCTCAACTACTAGACCGCCTCGATATTTCTTATCTTTAATCACTGCATCTGATAACACTCCTTCTGATCTTCTCTGCAATTCTTCTCTTTTTGGAATTAAGCAGTTTCTTCGTCTATGCTCGTAGTATAGCAGACTTCTAATCCATTGTGATACTCCCATTCTTGCAATATCGTCAATGGGCATTCTGCCAATTCTTGCAATGATGACTAGGAGATTCATCAGCAAGTCTTTGTTGAAACTGGTAAGCTCAAATGTTAGAAGCGCATCATTGTAACAATAATTTGCAGTTTGATATAGAGACAATTGGTCAAATTCTAAACCATAATCTATCTTTTCTTTACCAAGTAGAGCTTTAGAGACACTGTTTAGTGAAAAATTTGTATACTTTTGACTGAATGCGTAAATTTGAAATGAACGATTAGAAAGTGTTCTGTACAAATCAAGATGAACTCCTTCCTTTAATGTTGCAGAATCCCTCATCATGTAAAATGGATTTTCAGAGTTTTTTATCCCTAGTCGTTCTGCTCTGTTGTAAAGATAAGGCAAGTCAAACTCATCTCCGTTATATGTTACAACAAAAGGAAATTCTTTAATGATTTTAAATGCATCATGAATCATTTCTTTTTCTTTGTCTAAATCGTAAAATGTGATTTTGATATTTTTTTCTAATTCATTAATCCCTTCCTCAGTTCCTTCTGTTTTGAGAACAAAAATCTGATCAAATCCATCTGAACCTTTCATTCCAATTGCAGTAACTTTTTTTTCTGCAATTTTGGGATCCGGTATTCTTCCTATTTCAGCTTCGACTTCAATATCTACACTAAGTCTCTTTATTTTTGGAATTGGCTGGTTTAGTAAATCTGCCCAATCTGTAATGTATTTCTTAAATTCTTCAGCATCTACCATACTTTCACTGTCTACTTTATCCCACAGCAAACTTTTCAATGCAATTTTTACTTCATCAGAAATTTCCAAATCATGTGGTTTTAGCTTTTTGTCTATAATCTCGTAATATTTTCCTACAATCAGCTTTCTATCATAAAGATAATTTTCATAATATTTGATATCTGATTCCCATGTTTCAATTATGTTTCTGATACTCTTATCCCCTGTCGTTCCACCAATTGCCAGAGGATCTGCTACTGTAATTTTTGACATGTCAATTTCTTTATCTGTGATAAGATCAAATCTTTGAACGGTTTTAATTTCAAAAACATCCTCTCTTTCTTGAAGAAAGTCTAATTCGTCAGGTGATAATCTTGAATAACAATAAGGCTTGTGTCCTGTTTCATCCTTCCATAAAATTAGTTTTTGGGATTCAGGGTTGTAGAATTTCAAAACTGCAGATTTTGAATTGTTATCATATGTGGCAGATACGAGCATTGATGGGGACATTGAATCAACTTGCTCAGTATTTCTAAGATTTACTTGCATTTTCTTACACAGAATTCTCGTATTTGTCGACTAGCTTGCTTGCCCATTTTGAAATTTCATTTTTATCCAGTTGAATTACTTCTACTCCTGCCTCTTTTAGTAAATCATAATCTGTTTCTGGATAAGAGTCAAGACATACAAATTTTTTAATTCCAATCGTGATTGCCATTTTTGTGCATTCCAAACATGGCACAAATGTTGTGTACAATACTGCGCCTTTTATTCCAGCTTCAATCCCTAAAATTGCACAATGCATTATTGCATTTGCTTCTGCATGATTACAAAGACATCTATCTAATGATGCTCCTGATTCTATCTTGCCCTCCATTCTTAGCTGGCATCTTTTACATCCTCCTTCAAAACAATTTTTGATTCCAGGTGGGGTTCCATTATATCCTGTTGCAAGCTGTCTGTGATTTCTTACAATCACTGCGCCAACCTGTCTTGTCATGCAGTTTGAACGAAGCTTTGCCAATTCTGCTTGAAGCATAAAGTATTCATCCCATCCGGGTCTCTCAAAGGAATCACTCACACTGAATGTCTTAACCTGCTCAATATATGGATCACGTTAATTCTGATGTTTAGTGCGATCAATTTTGAATAATTTGAAAATACTTGAATGTAAAATACATAAACTTCTTTAATCTCGTGTGGTACTTTGTTTTATGGCAAGCTATTCTGCACAAGTGAACGTAATTCACAAAAAATTTGAAAATGCTGTTAAAAAAGCCAAATCAAAACAGGCTTTAAACAAAGCATACAGTATTCACAAAAAAGATCATGAGGCCTTATTGAAAAAACATCTTCGTGAAGAGACTGTGATGATTAACAAAGCAAAGAAAAAACTAGAATAAGATTTAGTTTTTTCAATTTTTCTTTTTTTTATTTCTTAATTTTTTGATGGTCTCATTTTAGACTATTTTGCTTTGAGCAATATTTTATGGGGTCTGTTTTGATGGTATTTTCTATTTTTAGGCCTCTCTAGGCTCAGATTTCCTTTAATTCTCAATTTTCTATTTTTGGTTTATCTGATTTTTCATGATGAAATATCTGCTCATTTTTGAGTAATGGATAGTATTTTGCTACACGAAAGCATAAAATCAATAAATTATGATTAATTATGTAAGTTGGAACAGTATCTTGAGAAAAAATATGTTCAAAAAAACTCTATAGAAAAACGTGATTATCAGGTAAATCTTGCAAATCAGGCAATTGATGAGAATTGCATTGTTGTTTTGCCTACAGGATTGGGAAAGACTGCTATTGCATTACAAGTAATCGCTGAATATTTGTCAAGGGGAACTGGTGGGATATTGTTTCTGGCTCCTACTAGGGTGTTGGTAAATCAACATTATGAATTCCTAAAAGAAAATCTTACACTGGATGATATTTCATTGATTACTGGAGAAGACACAATTCCGAAACGAACCAAACTTTGGAATAATAGTGTTATCTGTGCAACTCCTGAAATTGCCAGAAATGATTTGAATAGGGGAATTATTACTCCTGATCAATTCAGCCTTGTGATCTTTGATGAAGTTCATAGAACAGCTGGGGATTATGCATATTCTGGAATCGCTGAGAGTTTTGAAAATTCTCCTGCAAGAATTCTTGGAATGACAGCTACACTTCCAAGTGAAAAAGAAAAGGCAACAGAAATTTTGACAAAACTTAGAATTTCAAGTGTTGCTGAAAGAAGAGAGGATAGCCCAGATGTAAAACCTTACACTCAAGAAACTCATACTGAATGGATTAACGTTGAACTTCCTCCTGAACTAAAATCCATTCAAAAATTGTTGAAATTGGCATTGGATGAACGATATGCCACTTTGAGAAAAAATGGAATTAAAATGGCAGAGCAACAATCTCTTTCTGCTTTATTAAGAATCAGGCAATTTGTATTAAATCAGAATAGGCGCTCTGCAAAACCTCTCTTCACTGGAATTAGGATTCATTATGCTCTAAATATCCTTGAAGCCCATGGGATTACTCCTTTTCTAAAATTTTGTGAGCGTGCACAAGCAAAAAAAGGTGTAGGAATTAAGGAACTTTTTGAAGTAGATCCTAATTTTACAAGGGCAATTCATCTTGCAAAAGAAGCACAATCACAAGGAATCGAACATTCTAAAATTCCAAAATTAAAAGAAATTCTTGAATCTGTTCCAGGTAAGGCATTGATATTTACCAGCTATCGTGATTCTGTAGATCTTATTTTCAATAAATTAACTGAAATGGGAATTTCAGCTGGAATCTTAATTGGGAAAGCCGGTGATGCTGGTTTAAAACAAAAAAGCAGATTGAAACCGTACAAAAATTCCGAGATGGGATTTTTCAGGTACTTGTCGCAACACGAGTTGGTGAGGAAGGCCTTGATATTGCCGAAGTTAATCAAGTTATTTTTTATGATAATGTTCCAAGCTCAATTAGGTTTATCCAAAGAAGGGGGAGGACTGGAAGAAAGGATACTGGAAAACTAGTAGTACTAATAGCAAAAAATACCATCGATGAGACATATTATTGGATTGGAAAAAGAAAGATGACTGCAGCAAAATCCATGGGAGATAAAATGACAAAGGTATTGGAAAAAAACCACGAAATTGAATCTCAGAAAACAGGACTAGATGCATTTCTCTAGATTTTATATTGCTCAGAAATCTTGTGAATAATTTTTTGCTTTCTCTGAATGACTTTATTTTTCATACCTGATTCTAAGTGATGAATACTACTTTTTTTAGATGTTAGTAAATTCTCCAGTCTTAATTCAAATTGATTTTCTAGAAAACTCATTATCCTATCAAATCCTCCCCCAATTTCCAAATTCTCAAATGATTCTTTTGCAAGATTGGAGATTGATTTTTCAAGGTATTCTAGAATCTCTTCTAATGTTTTTTCATTTAATAAAACCACAGAAAATTTTATTTTTTGGCACTCAAAAATGTTGTTTATTTTATTTTGGTTTAAAGGATGTGGAAATTGATTTACTCGCTCTAAACTATTTTATGATATGCATTGTTGATGCCCACGAAAAATACAAAATCAAATGATATGGCAAAATTACTAAAAAAAGAAAAAGAATTGCACGGCCAAATTCAAGATGATTTTAAGAAAATCAGTCAGAAAATAGATGATGATTTTGAAAAAATAATAAAGTCAAAGTCTGCGTGATTTGGCCTACTCAAATCTCTTGATAATATGATACCCGAATTCTGTTTTAATTGGTTCTGAAATCTCCCCGATTTGCAACTTGAATGCTGCCTCTTCAAATGGTTTTACCATCATGCCTTTAGTAAAGTAGCCTAAACTTCCATCTTTTTTCGCACTACCTGAATCAATTGATAATTCTTTTGCTAATTTACCAAATTTTTCTCCTTTTTTTATTCTCTCCATTATTGCAAGTGATTCACTTTGTTTTTCTACTAGTATGTGTGAGCATTTAATTTTGATTGCCATTAATGGATTCGAAATTAACTAATTCTTAATTGTTTTCTCTCTTTTCTTTAAATTCTGTTTGATTTAATCTTCATGTTTACAATAAATACATAGAATGATTTAATATCTTAGTCATATATGATTGTATGATGAATGAGGAAATGAATCCTTCATTACTTGTCAAATTTAGATTTGTGGATGATAAGAAATCTGAAGTTGCATTATTGTCTTTTGAACAATATTCTAACATTAAAGAATTACCTATCACTAAG
It contains:
- the tpiA gene encoding triose-phosphate isomerase translates to MFVINCKNYEEISGDKIIKFVKTAEKISKKYKVKIAISPPQHLIGLVASSTIPIFAQHIDDSKIGSTTGFIIPELLKKSKVKGSLINHSEHRISSKEIERLILKLKELKMVSILCVKDVAEVKKYVKLNPDYIAIEPSELIGSGKAVSKEQPELISKAASIINNSKNKTKLLCGAGIVSGEDVAKAIELGSKGILVASGIIKAKDWNKIISEFAKALV
- a CDS encoding DNA-directed DNA polymerase I, which produces MQVNLRNTEQVDSMSPSMLVSATYDNNSKSAVLKFYNPESQKLILWKDETGHKPYCYSRLSPDELDFLQEREDVFEIKTVQRFDLITDKEIDMSKITVADPLAIGGTTGDKSIRNIIETWESDIKYYENYLYDRKLIVGKYYEIIDKKLKPHDLEISDEVKIALKSLLWDKVDSESMVDAEEFKKYITDWADLLNQPIPKIKRLSVDIEVEAEIGRIPDPKIAEKKVTAIGMKGSDGFDQIFVLKTEGTEEGINELEKNIKITFYDLDKEKEMIHDAFKIIKEFPFVVTYNGDEFDLPYLYNRAERLGIKNSENPFYMMRDSATLKEGVHLDLYRTLSNRSFQIYAFSQKYTNFSLNSVSKALLGKEKIDYGLEFDQLSLYQTANYCYNDALLTFELTSFNKDLLMNLLVIIARIGRMPIDDIARMGVSQWIRSLLYYEHRRRNCLIPKREELQRRSEGVLSDAVIKDKKYRGGLVVEPKEGIHFDVVVMDFASLYPSIIKVRNLSYETVRCSHEECKKNIIEQTNHWACSKRNGLTSMIIGSLRDLRVNYYKSLSKKETLTDEQRQQYTVVSQALKVILNASYGVMGAEIFPLYFLPVAEATTAIGRHTILETIKKCETAGIEVLYGDTDSLFIKKPTKEQIQTVIEQAKKDHGVDLEIDKTYRYCVLSNRKKNYLGVTKDGSVDVKGLTGKKSHTPPFIRKLFYELLDVLSKVQTVEDFVKAKQQISEKIATCGKKVEAKEIPLEDLTFNVMLSKAPSEYTKTIPQHIRAAKQLETIREIKKGDRISFIKILNKPGVKPVEMAKKEEIDSKKYMEFMESTLEQITSSMDLDFDTILGKPKQTGLDEFFWS
- a CDS encoding dCMP deaminase family protein, producing MLQAELAKLRSNCMTRQVGAVIVRNHRQLATGYNGTPPGIKNCFEGGCKRCQLRMEGKIESGASLDRCLCNHAEANAIMHCAILGIEAGIKGAVLYTTFVPCLECTKMAITIGIKKFVCLDSYPETDYDLLKEAGVEVIQLDKNEISKWASKLVDKYENSV
- a CDS encoding peptidylprolyl isomerase produces the protein MAIKIKCSHILVEKQSESLAIMERIKKGEKFGKLAKELSIDSGSAKKDGSLGYFTKGMMVKPFEEAAFKLQIGEISEPIKTEFGYHIIKRFE
- the ppdK gene encoding pyruvate, phosphate dikinase, encoding MVKTKPVYAFEEADSKKRMLLGGKGAGLSEMTRLKLPVPPGFTITTEVCNKYYDNNRKLPKDVMPAVMKNIAKMEKKTGKKWNSTKNPLLVSVRSGAAISMPGMMDTILNLGLNEKTVEGFAEQTKNPRFSWDSYRRFIQLFGKVVFGVNDEKFDHVLDSAKAKQGVTDDSKLSVESLKNIVSEYKKICEDHTKRKFPDTPDEQLILSIEAVFKSWMGERAIVYREKNNITKDIANGTAVNVVAMVFGNMGDDSATGVVFTRNGNNGKKELEGEYLINAQGEDVVAGVRTGKNIEFLKKDMPKSYKELSNACAKLEKHFREPQDIEFTIEQGKFYLLQTRTAKMSASALVKTSVDMVKERLIDKNKALVRIPAQQLEALLHRTMDESKIKNYKQLAKGIPASPGAASGIVVFDVKKAIELGDSGNKVILVRKETKPEDVPAFFSSEGILTSLGGKSSHAAIVSRGMGKPCIVGCPELKINYDNNTCTANGITIKEKDTITIDGSAGTVFIGEVPTVEPQMTKDFEQILDWAQKTKTLGIRANADTPEGAKLARKFGGQGIGLCRTERMFNGSDRINLFVEMIMAENIEERSKILTKLGQLQKSDFIEILQAMEGYEVTIRLLDPPLHEFLPNPEELTERIQKLKASGDTDGVNKTEIILKRARELAEINPMMGHRGVRVGITYPEIYEMQIRAVFDALVELTKKKVKAHPQIMIPQISSIAELNHIKRIYDRIKKETETKHKMKLKINFGTMIEVVRAALTANELATTAEFFSFGTNDLTQGTFSFSREDVEGKFLPEYMEKELLERNPFQSIDVNGVGSLIKIGVSAGRQLRPNMEIGICGEHGGDPNSIKFCHSIGLSYVSASPHRIPIAIVAAAQAAIEQPKKAKSKKKKK
- a CDS encoding SemiSWEET family sugar transporter, which encodes MEVDGTLLTLLGISAGILILMGWVEQIYKGYKTKRLKDVSKFLMIFIAAGSILWLLYGIIVSDVFIIGTNMSGLILMIIVLGMKKRYDIRANASQSE